One part of the Rutidosis leptorrhynchoides isolate AG116_Rl617_1_P2 chromosome 1, CSIRO_AGI_Rlap_v1, whole genome shotgun sequence genome encodes these proteins:
- the LOC139888307 gene encoding secreted RxLR effector protein 161-like, with protein MYLTATHPDIVFSVSMVSRFFKCPKKSHWEATKRILRYVSGTSDHGLYYKRVNNSSLIGYNDSDWGRNLDDSKSTSGFVFFMGSGAISWQSKKQKVVALSTTKAEYISLYLARCQVVWLRRILAELTHPQLSATKILCDNRSAIAPDIG; from the coding sequence ATGTATTTGACTGCTACACATCCTGATATTGTGTTCTCTGTGAGCATGGTAAGTAGATTTTTTAAGTGCCCAAAGAAGAGTCATTGGGAGGCAACAAAGAGAATACTTCGTTATGTGAGTGGAACATCAGATCATGGACTTTATTATAAAAGGGTGAATAATTCAAGTTTAATTGGGTACAATGATAGTGACTGGGGCAGAAATCTTGATGATAGCAAAAGCACATCCGGGTTCGTGTTTTTTATGGGTTCAGGTGCAATTTCATGGCAATCAAAGAAGCAAAAGGTTGTAGCTCTTTCTACAACGAAAGCggaatatatatccttatatttggCGCGCTGTCAAGTTGTTTGGTTGCGAAGAATACTGGCCGAACTTACGCATCCTCAATTATCAGCAACAAAGATATTATGTGATAACAGGTCGGCTATAGcccctgatatcggctaa